A genomic region of Sulfobacillus acidophilus DSM 10332 contains the following coding sequences:
- a CDS encoding phenylacetate-CoA ligase (PFAM: AMP-binding enzyme~TIGRFAM: phenylacetate-CoA ligase~COGs: COG1541 Coenzyme F390 synthetase~InterPro IPR011880:IPR000873~KEGG: bbe:BBR47_50030 phenylacetate-CoA ligase~PFAM: AMP-dependent synthetase/ligase~PRIAM: Phenylacetate--CoA ligase~SPTR: Probable phenylacetate-CoA ligase;~TIGRFAM: Phenylacetate-CoA ligase), translating into MIFDPEIEMMARPQMEALQLDRLKATVEHVYQHVPFYRQAMDEAGVRPADIQSLADLTRLPFTRKTHLREHYPFGLLAVPLEQVVRFHASSGTKGKPTVVAYTKGDIQRWARIVARAVATAGGRPGDRFHNAYGYGLFTGGLGLHYGIEELGAAAIPVSGGNTPRQVRLIQDFQPRGIAGTPSYVMNIAEEMQQMGFDPRSTSLEYGILGAEPWSENLRREIEEALAIKAMDIYGLSEVMGPGVAIECIEAQDGLHIAEDHFLPEIIDPDSGLPVPYGETGELVFTSLTKEAFPVIRYRTGDIASLNPEPCRCGRTLIRMSRVKGRLDDMLIIRGVNVFPTEIEYVLLQVPELAPHYQVEVEQVGVLDSLDVHCEVTPEYWATHGSVAHDHPTTRDLRQRISYLLKTDLGISVGVHVHKPGAIPRSEGKAVRIVDKRSQVRE; encoded by the coding sequence ATGATTTTCGATCCGGAAATTGAAATGATGGCTCGGCCGCAAATGGAAGCGCTGCAACTAGATCGGCTGAAAGCCACCGTAGAACACGTCTATCAACACGTGCCGTTTTATCGGCAGGCCATGGATGAAGCCGGGGTCCGTCCGGCGGACATTCAATCGCTGGCCGATTTGACCCGTTTGCCGTTTACCCGCAAAACCCATTTGCGGGAACATTATCCGTTTGGGCTTTTGGCGGTACCGCTGGAACAAGTGGTTCGATTTCATGCGTCGTCGGGCACCAAGGGAAAGCCGACGGTTGTGGCCTATACCAAGGGGGACATTCAACGCTGGGCGCGGATTGTGGCTCGGGCGGTCGCGACCGCCGGCGGACGACCGGGTGACCGATTTCATAACGCGTACGGTTATGGGCTTTTTACCGGTGGGTTGGGATTGCACTATGGGATTGAAGAATTAGGCGCGGCCGCGATTCCCGTATCCGGCGGCAATACCCCCCGACAGGTGCGATTAATTCAAGACTTTCAACCGCGAGGGATTGCCGGGACGCCCAGTTATGTGATGAACATTGCCGAAGAAATGCAGCAGATGGGATTTGATCCGCGCTCGACGAGTTTGGAGTACGGCATTTTAGGGGCGGAGCCCTGGAGCGAAAATTTGCGCCGGGAAATTGAAGAGGCTCTGGCGATTAAAGCCATGGACATCTATGGTCTCAGCGAAGTCATGGGGCCCGGCGTCGCGATTGAATGTATTGAAGCGCAGGACGGCCTTCATATCGCGGAAGATCATTTTTTACCGGAAATTATCGATCCCGACAGCGGGTTACCCGTACCCTATGGAGAAACCGGGGAGCTCGTGTTTACGTCTCTCACTAAAGAGGCGTTTCCGGTCATTCGCTATCGGACAGGCGATATCGCGTCTTTAAATCCGGAACCCTGTCGGTGCGGCCGTACGTTAATCCGTATGTCGCGGGTTAAAGGGCGCTTGGACGACATGCTCATTATTCGGGGGGTCAACGTGTTTCCGACCGAAATCGAGTATGTGTTGTTGCAAGTGCCGGAATTGGCGCCCCATTATCAAGTGGAGGTGGAACAGGTCGGGGTATTGGATTCGCTGGATGTGCACTGTGAAGTGACGCCGGAATATTGGGCGACACACGGTTCGGTGGCCCATGATCATCCAACGACCCGCGACCTTCGCCAACGCATTAGCTATCTCTTAAAAACGGATTTAGGGATTTCGGTCGGGGTTCATGTGCACAAGCCCGGCGCCATTCCCCGTAGCGAAGGCAAAGCGGTGCGCATCGTCGATAAACGAAGCCAGGTCCGGGAATAA
- a CDS encoding Ethyl tert-butyl ether degradation EthD (PFAM: EthD protein~TIGRFAM: conserved hypothetical protein~InterPro IPR009799~KEGG: bts:Btus_1238 ethyl tert-butyl ether degradation EthD~PFAM: Ethyl tert-butyl ether degradation EthD~SPTR: Ethyl tert-butyl ether degradation EthD;~TIGRFAM: Ethyl tert-butyl ether degradation EthD), giving the protein MVKLIALYRRPDDPAAFDRHYAEVHTPLVRKMPGLQALTVVKLNDLPGMSTPYYLLAEMTFADQEALNQAMRSEAGRAAAKDLQQFAGGLVDMMVGEEFTAAR; this is encoded by the coding sequence GTGGTTAAATTAATCGCCCTTTATCGTCGGCCGGATGACCCGGCCGCGTTTGACCGCCATTATGCCGAGGTGCACACACCCTTGGTCCGGAAGATGCCCGGGTTACAAGCGTTGACCGTGGTTAAACTGAACGATCTGCCGGGGATGTCGACGCCATACTATTTGTTGGCGGAGATGACGTTTGCCGATCAGGAGGCGTTGAATCAGGCGATGCGGTCGGAAGCGGGACGGGCGGCCGCAAAAGATTTACAGCAATTTGCCGGTGGGCTGGTCGACATGATGGTTGGGGAAGAGTTCACCGCTGCACGCTAG
- a CDS encoding aldehyde dehydrogenase (acceptor) (PFAM: Aldehyde dehydrogenase family~COGs: COG1012 NAD-dependent aldehyde dehydrogenase~InterPro IPR015590~KEGG: aac:Aaci_2504 aldehyde dehydrogenase~PFAM: Aldehyde dehydrogenase~PRIAM: Aldehyde dehydrogenase (NAD(+))~SPTR: Aldehyde Dehydrogenase), whose amino-acid sequence MSESTTTHILPAVESFLARPHHHFINNEWVPSASGQTMEDVNPATRHVLTEVARGNGDDVDRAVSAARRAFRDKSWAQMPPNRRGILLWRLADLMEQHLEELAQLDSLDMGMPIRQAQYGTTPMAIDHIRYMAGWATKVEGETIPVSAGNFFNYTVRQPVGVVGAIIPWNFPLLMAVWKLGAALAVGCTVVLKPAEQSPLSVLRLAELAVEAGFPPGVINVVTGYGPEAGAALVAHPGVNKISFTGSTEVGKSIMRTAADRMARVSMELGGKSPNIICADANLKRAVSGSMLGIFMNQGEVCSAGSRIYVARSIYDQALEHMADYAKTLRVGQPLDPKTQMGPVVSDEQYQRVMRYIEIAQREGATLVAGGSDMPEAGPGFFVRPTVFAGVRDTMTIAQEEVFGPVVAVMPFDDIEEVIERANQSIYGLAAGVWTENVRTAHYLSQRLEAGTVWVNAYHVYDAAAPWGGFKESGFGREMGKQALELYTEVKDVWISLG is encoded by the coding sequence GTGAGCGAGAGCACCACGACCCACATTTTACCGGCTGTTGAATCATTTTTGGCACGTCCGCACCACCACTTTATCAATAATGAATGGGTTCCGTCGGCATCGGGACAAACCATGGAGGATGTGAACCCGGCTACCCGCCATGTGTTGACCGAGGTCGCACGCGGCAACGGAGATGATGTCGACCGGGCGGTTTCGGCAGCCCGGCGCGCTTTTCGCGACAAGTCCTGGGCGCAAATGCCGCCGAATCGTCGAGGGATTTTGCTCTGGCGCTTGGCCGACCTCATGGAACAGCATCTGGAGGAATTAGCCCAGCTGGATAGCTTGGACATGGGCATGCCGATCCGCCAAGCCCAATACGGGACAACGCCGATGGCCATCGATCATATACGGTATATGGCCGGTTGGGCGACAAAAGTGGAAGGCGAAACGATTCCCGTTTCGGCCGGCAACTTTTTCAATTACACCGTGCGCCAGCCGGTGGGAGTCGTCGGGGCGATAATTCCGTGGAACTTTCCGCTGCTTATGGCGGTATGGAAACTGGGCGCGGCCTTGGCCGTCGGGTGTACCGTCGTGTTGAAACCGGCGGAACAGTCGCCCCTCAGTGTTCTGCGATTGGCGGAGCTGGCGGTGGAAGCCGGTTTTCCACCCGGTGTGATCAATGTGGTGACGGGCTATGGCCCGGAGGCGGGTGCGGCGCTGGTGGCCCATCCGGGAGTCAATAAGATTTCCTTTACCGGATCGACTGAAGTCGGCAAATCGATTATGCGGACGGCAGCCGATCGGATGGCCCGGGTCTCGATGGAGTTAGGCGGTAAATCGCCCAATATTATCTGTGCGGACGCCAACCTCAAGCGGGCGGTTTCGGGTTCCATGTTGGGCATTTTTATGAATCAGGGGGAAGTGTGTTCGGCGGGATCCCGCATCTACGTGGCACGTAGTATCTACGACCAAGCCTTGGAACACATGGCTGATTATGCCAAAACGCTTCGGGTCGGTCAGCCGCTGGATCCGAAAACCCAAATGGGACCGGTGGTCTCTGATGAACAATACCAACGGGTGATGCGCTATATTGAGATTGCTCAACGCGAAGGGGCCACGTTGGTGGCCGGCGGCAGTGACATGCCCGAAGCCGGACCGGGGTTCTTTGTTCGGCCGACCGTGTTTGCCGGGGTTCGGGATACGATGACCATCGCCCAGGAAGAAGTGTTTGGGCCGGTCGTGGCCGTCATGCCGTTTGACGATATCGAAGAAGTGATCGAACGGGCCAATCAGTCGATTTACGGGTTGGCTGCAGGCGTATGGACGGAAAATGTCCGCACCGCCCACTATCTGTCTCAACGGCTGGAAGCGGGGACGGTTTGGGTTAATGCCTATCACGTGTATGATGCGGCGGCGCCCTGGGGCGGATTTAAAGAATCGGGATTTGGCCGGGAAATGGGTAAACAGGCGTTGGAGCTTTATACCGAAGTGAAAGACGTGTGGATCAGCCTCGGCTAG
- a CDS encoding phenylacetate-CoA oxygenase, PaaJ subunit (PFAM: Domain of unknown function DUF59~TIGRFAM: phenylacetate-CoA oxygenase, PaaJ subunit~COGs: COG2151 metal-sulfur cluster biosynthetic protein~InterPro IPR011883:IPR002744~KEGG: bts:Btus_1235 phenylacetate-CoA oxygenase, PaaJ subunit~PFAM: Protein of unknown function DUF59~SPTR: Phenylacetate-CoA oxygenase, PaaJ subunit;~TIGRFAM: Phenylacetate-CoA oxygenase, PaaJ subunit) gives MVTETEILEKLGTVMDPEIPGLSIVEMGMVGEVRVRQDEVAVDLIPTFLGCPALELIQQRVEAALKPYGATVRFRYDIPWSSDRINQAGRARLAAWGVAPPLPETRTLPRCPLCGSPNTEKQSDFGPSLCRALYYCRDCQQPFEGMKTI, from the coding sequence ATGGTTACCGAAACCGAAATATTGGAAAAATTGGGCACCGTCATGGATCCCGAAATTCCCGGACTCAGCATTGTAGAAATGGGTATGGTCGGGGAGGTCCGGGTCCGTCAGGACGAGGTGGCGGTGGACTTGATTCCCACGTTTCTCGGATGTCCGGCCCTCGAGCTGATTCAACAGCGGGTGGAGGCGGCGTTGAAGCCGTATGGGGCAACCGTGCGCTTTCGATATGACATTCCCTGGTCTTCGGATCGCATTAATCAGGCGGGCCGGGCCCGCTTGGCCGCTTGGGGAGTCGCTCCGCCTTTGCCGGAGACCCGGACGTTGCCTCGTTGTCCGTTGTGCGGCTCGCCCAATACGGAAAAACAAAGCGACTTTGGTCCTAGCTTATGCCGGGCCCTCTATTACTGCCGGGATTGCCAACAGCCGTTTGAAGGCATGAAAACCATTTAA
- a CDS encoding phenylacetate-CoA oxygenase, PaaI subunit (PFAM: Phenylacetic acid catabolic protein~TIGRFAM: phenylacetate-CoA oxygenase, PaaI subunit~COGs: COG3396 conserved hypothetical protein~InterPro IPR011882:IPR007814~KEGG: bts:Btus_1234 phenylacetate-CoA oxygenase, PaaI subunit~PFAM: Phenylacetic acid catabolic~SPTR: Phenylacetate-CoA oxygenase, PaaI subunit;~TIGRFAM: Phenylacetate-CoA oxygenase, PaaI subunit) produces MRGVDAQQQQDLIRLLRPIADDEWIVGHRGSEWLGLAPDLEEDLAFSSIHQDEMGHALFFYELLHSLGDPEPDHQVYFRSPEAWHNARLVEQPNGDWATTVLRRYCYEVFDDLRLAALAESSYAPLRDGVKKIRREEAYHLKHFTLWMELLARGGEEAFQRLTAAIPTVWGELGDLFYVGESEAFLHRLGLPGLTESVLRERWRATVRSAMEDWGLPWPGDPSPVRASGRLGHHLPEMTALLDTMTEVRRFAPDSVW; encoded by the coding sequence GTGAGAGGTGTGGACGCCCAACAGCAACAGGATCTGATTCGGTTATTGCGGCCCATTGCGGACGACGAATGGATCGTAGGGCATCGGGGTTCCGAATGGTTGGGACTCGCCCCGGATCTGGAGGAAGACCTGGCATTTAGTTCAATTCACCAAGACGAGATGGGTCATGCGCTCTTTTTTTATGAATTGCTGCACAGCTTAGGCGATCCGGAACCCGATCATCAGGTGTATTTTCGTTCGCCTGAAGCGTGGCACAACGCCCGACTGGTGGAACAGCCTAACGGCGACTGGGCGACGACCGTTCTTCGGCGCTATTGCTATGAAGTGTTCGATGATTTGCGGCTGGCCGCGTTAGCCGAATCGTCCTACGCTCCCCTTCGAGACGGGGTGAAGAAAATTCGCCGGGAAGAAGCCTATCATCTGAAGCATTTTACCCTCTGGATGGAACTGTTGGCCCGGGGCGGGGAGGAGGCCTTCCAGCGCCTCACGGCGGCTATCCCTACGGTGTGGGGAGAATTAGGGGATCTGTTTTATGTCGGCGAGTCGGAAGCCTTTCTACATCGGTTAGGGCTTCCGGGGTTGACTGAAAGCGTCTTGCGTGAGCGCTGGCGGGCGACCGTACGGTCGGCCATGGAGGACTGGGGGCTTCCGTGGCCCGGAGATCCGAGCCCGGTCCGTGCCAGCGGGCGGCTTGGACACCATTTGCCCGAGATGACGGCGCTTTTAGACACGATGACCGAGGTTCGACGGTTCGCCCCGGATTCAGTGTGGTGA
- a CDS encoding hypothetical protein (PFAM: Protein of unknown function (DUF3311)~KEGG: bmj:BMULJ_02325 hypothetical protein~SPTR: Putative uncharacterized protein) has protein sequence MQPMRTTGWAWLFIIPFAALLFPGLYAHYQPTWAGFPYFYWYMLLWVVLTGILSGIVYALKNRGQ, from the coding sequence ATGCAACCGATGCGGACCACCGGATGGGCGTGGTTATTTATCATTCCCTTCGCGGCTTTATTATTCCCGGGTCTTTACGCCCATTATCAGCCCACCTGGGCCGGATTTCCGTACTTTTACTGGTACATGTTACTGTGGGTGGTGCTCACGGGGATTTTAAGCGGGATTGTCTATGCGTTGAAAAATCGCGGTCAGTAG
- a CDS encoding Na+/solute symporter (PFAM: Sodium:solute symporter family~COGs: COG0591 Na+/proline symporter~InterPro IPR001734~KEGG: aac:Aaci_0062 Na+/solute symporter~PFAM: Sodium/solute symporter~SPTR: Na+/solute symporter) has protein sequence MNWTSFSVFAVLFVVVAVAGFLSARWQRGDLDLLDEWGLAGRRFGTWVTWFLLGGDLYTAYTFIAVPAAVYGQGAIGFFAVPYTILVFPIMFLVIPRLWTVSKQHGYVTPADFVRGRYDSSGLALAVAVTGILATMPYIALQLVGIEAVLKVMGISGSWPLFIAFAVLAAYTSMSGLRAPALTAIIKDILIYTTIIAAIIIIPAKLGGFGHIFQVASQTLPTLKVPASVILSPKAYSAFATLALGSAFALLLYPHAVTGALGAKSAQTIERNASILPLYSLALAFIAMLGYMAIAAHIHSKVTSLIVPLLFAKMFPKWFAGFAFGAVAIGALVPAAIMSIAAANLFTRNIYKEYFVPNASSRQESRVAKILSLIVIAGGLVFVVAMPLQYAINLQLLGGIWILQTMPSIVVGLYSRYFHRYALIVGWAVGMVTGTLMAASTSFKSSVFALHLGHSVIAMYAAVWAVLANFVVSLVLTWLFNAAKVSKGEDLTLQSIAQ, from the coding sequence GTGAATTGGACATCTTTTAGTGTGTTTGCCGTTTTGTTCGTAGTGGTGGCCGTTGCGGGCTTTTTGTCCGCCCGTTGGCAACGGGGGGACCTGGACTTATTGGATGAATGGGGGTTGGCCGGTCGCCGATTTGGCACCTGGGTCACCTGGTTCCTCCTTGGAGGGGACTTATATACCGCGTATACGTTTATTGCGGTACCCGCCGCGGTATATGGACAAGGCGCAATTGGATTTTTCGCGGTACCCTATACGATTTTGGTTTTCCCGATCATGTTTTTGGTGATACCGCGTTTGTGGACGGTTTCCAAACAGCATGGGTACGTGACACCCGCCGATTTCGTCCGCGGTCGTTACGACTCCAGCGGTTTGGCCTTGGCGGTGGCGGTGACCGGCATTTTGGCCACCATGCCCTATATCGCTTTACAATTAGTCGGCATTGAAGCGGTGCTGAAAGTGATGGGAATCAGCGGAAGCTGGCCGCTGTTTATCGCATTTGCGGTCTTGGCCGCCTACACCAGCATGAGTGGTCTCAGAGCCCCGGCGCTGACGGCCATTATTAAGGATATCTTGATTTACACGACGATTATTGCCGCCATTATTATCATTCCGGCCAAACTGGGTGGCTTTGGACACATTTTCCAAGTCGCCAGTCAGACCTTGCCGACCTTAAAAGTGCCGGCCTCGGTGATTTTGAGTCCTAAAGCGTATAGCGCGTTTGCGACGCTGGCGCTCGGTTCCGCTTTCGCGCTCCTGTTATATCCTCATGCGGTGACCGGGGCGCTCGGAGCCAAAAGTGCCCAAACGATTGAGCGTAACGCTTCGATTTTACCGCTTTACTCCTTGGCGCTGGCCTTTATTGCCATGTTGGGGTATATGGCGATTGCCGCGCACATTCATTCGAAAGTGACGAGTTTGATTGTGCCGTTGCTTTTTGCCAAGATGTTTCCGAAGTGGTTTGCCGGGTTTGCGTTTGGGGCGGTCGCCATCGGAGCCTTGGTGCCGGCGGCGATCATGTCGATTGCGGCGGCTAACTTGTTTACCCGCAATATCTACAAGGAATACTTTGTCCCCAACGCGTCCTCGCGGCAAGAGTCGCGAGTGGCGAAGATCCTGTCGTTGATCGTGATTGCCGGAGGGCTGGTGTTCGTGGTCGCGATGCCGCTGCAATACGCCATTAACCTGCAATTGTTGGGCGGTATCTGGATTTTGCAGACCATGCCGAGCATTGTGGTCGGACTCTACAGCCGGTACTTCCATCGCTACGCCTTGATTGTGGGATGGGCGGTCGGAATGGTGACCGGGACGTTAATGGCGGCTTCCACCAGTTTCAAGAGTTCGGTGTTTGCGCTTCACCTGGGCCATTCCGTCATTGCGATGTATGCCGCCGTGTGGGCGGTATTGGCCAATTTTGTGGTTTCCCTGGTCCTGACGTGGCTCTTTAACGCCGCCAAAGTTTCTAAGGGCGAAGATCTGACTCTCCAGTCGATTGCCCAATAA
- a CDS encoding isochorismatase hydrolase (PFAM: Isochorismatase family~COGs: COG1335 Amidase related to nicotinamidase~InterPro IPR000868~KEGG: cac:CA_P0030 isochorismatase~PFAM: Isochorismatase-like~SPTR: Isochorismatase hydrolase), with protein sequence MDPIHIDVQKTALVVIDLQKAIVANPVVPHASADVVRHAAELADAMRERGGFVVLVRVASHDGRDMLVPDADLPRFSRAQVPDGATIVEELGPRAGDYVLTKRQWGAFYGTDLDLQLRRRHLDTIILCGIATGIGVDTTAREAYARGYRQIFVEDAMAGLSELEHRYTIEQVFPRIGRVRSTAEVLRAIRG encoded by the coding sequence ATGGACCCTATTCACATTGATGTACAAAAGACGGCGTTGGTCGTGATCGATTTACAAAAAGCGATTGTCGCCAATCCGGTGGTGCCGCACGCCAGTGCCGATGTGGTGCGCCACGCGGCAGAGTTGGCCGACGCGATGCGGGAGCGCGGCGGATTTGTGGTGTTGGTTCGGGTGGCCAGCCATGATGGGCGGGACATGTTAGTGCCCGATGCCGATCTGCCCCGTTTCAGCCGGGCGCAGGTGCCGGACGGGGCGACGATTGTGGAAGAACTCGGCCCCCGGGCAGGCGATTATGTGTTGACCAAGCGGCAATGGGGCGCGTTTTACGGCACTGATCTGGACTTGCAACTTCGGCGGCGGCACTTGGATACCATAATATTGTGTGGGATAGCCACCGGGATTGGGGTGGACACTACCGCCCGAGAGGCATACGCCCGCGGTTATCGTCAAATCTTTGTGGAAGATGCGATGGCCGGCCTCAGCGAACTGGAGCACCGGTATACCATTGAACAGGTGTTTCCCCGGATTGGGCGCGTGCGTTCGACGGCGGAGGTCCTACGGGCGATTCGCGGCTAA